A single Brachionichthys hirsutus isolate HB-005 chromosome 17, CSIRO-AGI_Bhir_v1, whole genome shotgun sequence DNA region contains:
- the nansa gene encoding N-acetylneuraminic acid synthase a gives MPLEFELCAGRMIGGSHPCFIIAEIGQNHQGDIEIAKKMIKVAKDCGADCAKFQKSELEHKFNKKALDRPYTSQHSWGKTYGEHKRHLEFSHEQFRELQKYAEKVGIFFTASGMDDMAVEFLHELNVPFFKVGSGDTNNFPYLEKTAKKGRPMVVSSGMQSMETMRRVYQTVKEHNQNFAILQCTSAYPLEAEDVNLRVITEYQKEFPDIPIGYSGHETGNSISVAAVALGAKVIERHITLDKTWKGSDHAASLDPAELAELVRSVRLVERALGTGLKQMLPCEKPCHDKLGKSVVAKVKIPKGTVLTLDMLAVKVAEPMGVVAEDIFQLVGKTVMEGVEEDESLLPEVVASYGKRTKC, from the exons ATGCCTTTAGAGTTTGAGCTGTGCGCCGGTAGAATGATCGGCGGCAGCCATCCGTGCTTCATCATAGCCGAAATTGGACAAAACCACCAGGGAGACATCGAGATTGCCAAGAAGATGATCAAAGTGGCTAAG GACTGTGGTGCGGATTGCGCCAAATTCCAGAAGAGTGAATTAGAGCACAAATTTAATAAAAAAGCCTTGGATCGCCCATACACCTCTCAACATTCATGGGGGAAAACGTACGGAGAACACAAACGCCACCTGGAGTTCAGCCATGAGCAGTTCAGGGAACTGCAGAAATATGCAGAGAAGGTTGGGATCTTCTTCACAGCCTCGGGGATGGATGAC ATGGCAGTGGAGTTCCTTCATGAACTCAATGTGCCTTTTTTCAAAGTGGGTTCAGGAGACACCAACAACTTTCCCTATCTGGAGAAGACTGCCAAGAAAG GACGGCCCATGGTGGTGTCCAGTGGGATGCAGTCCATGGAGACGATGCGTCGGGTCTACCAAACGGTGAAGGAGCACAACCAGAACTTTGCCATCCTGCAGTGCACCAGCGCCTATCCTCTGGAGGCCGAAGATGTCAACCTCCGAGTGATAACG GAGTACCAGAAGGAGTTCCCGGATATTCCCATCGGATATTCTGGCCACGAGACTGGGAACAGTATCTCAGTTGCTGCTGTGGCTCTGGGGGCAAAGGTCATCGAGCGTCATATCACTTTGGACAAGACGTGGAAAGGAAGTGACCATGCCGCCTCTCTGGACCCCGCCGAGCTGGCCGAGCTGGTTCGTTCCGTCCGGCTGGTGGAGAGGGCGTTGGGGACGGGCCTCAAGCAGATGCTACCGTGTGAAAAGCCATGTCATGATAAG CTGGGTAAGTCCGTGGTAGCCAAGGTGAAGATCCCCAAAGGAACCGTCCTGACTCTGGACATGTTGGCGGTGAAGGTGGCCGAGCCCATGGGTGTCGTAGCAGAGGACATCTTCCAGCTGGTTGGTAAGACCGTGATGGAGGGTGTGGAAGAGGATGAAAGCCTCCTGCCAGAGGTGGTGGCGAGCTACGGCAAGAGAACCAAGTGCTGA